A region from the Dermacentor andersoni chromosome 11, qqDerAnde1_hic_scaffold, whole genome shotgun sequence genome encodes:
- the LOC129381643 gene encoding uncharacterized protein yields the protein MAEEASNEYTPPAFNFTDETTPSTSRENTQGASSALGAYPTISDDDCPFQWNTQPRPTTDGTYNLDGVAENASTSSLLLGSNTSIDNEIPSTSRPGMEQATAILEHGATFPETTSVGQSNTQYHTIDGTSSVSGHTHNTEHRSNAFRLPVYSSGSGGDDAVASTSRAGMQDATGTLGNEARSAIGSGGREQPELCGVSGNVSSGRDASHGYPNEHAGDRAHICKARDQSSVKESKYVERCRNRTADNRKCESCGKLFHQAHQLVRHYRTHTDERPYKCEICGKSFSNVWTLRAHQLTHSDERPHVCHMCTTAFKTKWNLKSHLNLKFRYRASVCDICNQSFMDNLGLSHHPQSMHGDKTPYECVRCGFSFADKETLDKHLCQSYKCYLCGNSLGDLVQLIAHLITHSGEQP from the exons ATGGCTGAAGAAGCAAGCAATGAATACACGCCTCCTGCGTTCAACTTCACGGACGAAACAACCCCAAGTACAAGCCGTGAAAACACCCAGGGCGCTTCGTCTGCCTTGGGTGCCTACCCAAC CATTTCTGACGATGACTGTCCTTTCCAATGGAACACGCAGCCCAGGCCAACAACCGACGGGACTTACAACCTCGACG GTGTCGCTGAAAATGCAAGCACAAGTTCCCTGCTTCTGGGGTCCAACACCAGCATCGATAATGAAATTCCAAGCACAAGTCGCCCTGGCATGGAGCAAGCAACCGCCATTTTAGAACACGGCGCCAC ATTTCCTGAGACTACCAGTGTTGGCCAATCGAACACGCAGTACCACACGATTGATGGCACATCCAGCGTCTCCG GGCACACACACAATACTGAACACCGAAGCAACGCATTCAGACTGCCGGTCtacagcagcggcagcggcggcgatgACGCAGTGGCCAGCACAAGCCGCGCGGGCATGCAGGACGCAACGGGTACATTGGGAAACGAAGCCAG GAGTGCTATTGGAAGCGGAGGAAGAGAACAGCCAGAGTTGTGCGGTGTCTCTGGCAATGTTTCCAGCGGACGGGATGCCTCACACGGGTACCCCAACGAACACGCAGGCGACAGAGCCCACATTTGTAAAGCACGCGATCAATCATCTGTGAAGGAGTCGAAGTATGTAGAACGCTGCCGTAACCGTACTGCCGATAACCGCAAATGCGAAAGCTGCGGTAAGCTGTTCCACCAGGCTCATCAACTAGTTCGACATTACCGCACGCACACAGACGAGAGACCCTACAAATGCGAAATATGCGGTAAATCATTCTCGAATGTATGGACTCTCCGTGCACACCAGCTGACTCACTCGGACGAGAGACCCCATGTCTGCCATATGTGTACTACAGCATTCAAAACCAAATGGAATCTCAAGAGTCATCTCAACTTGAAGTTCAGATATAGAGCTTCCGTTTGCGATATATGTAACCAATCCTTTATGGACAACTTAGGTCTCAGTCATCACCCCCAAAGCATGCATGGCGATAAGACACCGTATGAGTGTGTGCGTTGCGGATTTAGTTTCGCAGATAAAGAAACCCTTGATAAACATCTGTGTCAGAGTTATAAGTGCTACTTATGTGGAAATTCACTTGGAGACCTAGTTCAACTGATCGCACACCTCATTACGCATAGCGGTGAGCAGCCGTAA